A genomic stretch from Penaeus monodon isolate SGIC_2016 chromosome 25, NSTDA_Pmon_1, whole genome shotgun sequence includes:
- the LOC119589086 gene encoding protein tyrosine phosphatase type IVA 2-like — translation MSTNSANMRSKSIRPAPSEIEFKNMRFLITDRPTDATMQSYIEELLRHGVHDVVRVCEPTYKTDELKKAGISVMDLVFDDGTFPPSEIVDEWLGLLRRRHREDPGCTVAVHCVAGLGRAPVLVAIALIELGQRYEDAVELIRQKRRGAINAKQLAYLEKYRPKSRLRLKNGHKTGACCVQ, via the exons ATGAGTACTAACAGTGCAAACATGAGATCCAAGAGCATCCGACCAGCGCCCTCTGAAATTGAATTCAAGAATATGCGCTTCCTTATCACAGACCGACCCACAGATGCTACCATGCAATCCTATATCGAG GAACTCCTGAGGCATGGTGTGCATGATGTGGTTCGAGTCTGTGAACCAACCTACAAAACTGATGAGCTGAAGAAGGCAGGAATTTCTGTGATGGACCTTGTGTTTGATGATGGAACATTCCCCCCAAGTGAG ATTGTTGATGAATGGTTAGGGCTGCTGCGTCGCCGACACCGTGAGGACCCAGGTTGCACTGTGGCCGTTCACTGTGTTGCGGGGCTGGGTCGTGCTCCTGTGCTGGTAGCTATTGCACTCATAGAGCTTGGCCAGCGCTATGAAGATGCTGTGGAACTCATTaggca AAAGAGGCGAGGAGCCATCAATGCCAAGCAACTGGCCTATCTGGAGAAGTACCGTCCCAAGTCTCGACTTAGGCTAAAGAATGGCCACAAGACTGGTGCGTGCTGTGTGCAGTAA